From Zerene cesonia ecotype Mississippi chromosome 13, Zerene_cesonia_1.1, whole genome shotgun sequence, the proteins below share one genomic window:
- the LOC119831150 gene encoding esterase FE4-like isoform X2, producing the protein MLNKNKIICILIYVSSTSCFHSEIRNKRPIVTITDGKIKGTVEKIYDGSPYYSFKGIPYAEAPIGKNRFEAPLPVKPWEGIRDAAEHGPICKQINFTTSQPTGSEQCLLLNVYTKSLDTQSKIPVMVFIHGGSYDSGSGNSDMYSPDLIIQHDVILVTINYRLELLGYMSLDIPEVPGNAGMRDQVMALRWVKQNIMKFGGDPDNITIFGESSAGTAVTYLILSPMAQGLFHKAIAQSGVSLQDWAQGRNLIQRAFRAGAVLGKETKDVRELLDFLRSLPASNLTNLNNKTSTQDERYRDLAQRFVPVVEKRFPNIEPFISEDPALILLHGTTSKVPLMLGYNSGEGLTIVSSEIPRLDLRNKNASYLVPSNLVDRLSEEQIIEVGARIKRFYVGNGNFSQDHPESIRDMATDLHFAYNTHRFAYLYSSLQVPVYMYRFNYDTDLNVAKKFTPYKNLEGASHADDLFYLFYNTLNRKIFDSDPKLRKYTYEITKMWTDFAKTGNPTPNDSLGVKWLPYTPSGKEYFAIQQNYTMGSYADQHRMEFWNEVYKEAALPSIG; encoded by the exons atgttgaataaaaacaaaatcatttgCATTCTCATATACGTCTCTAGTACATCATGTTTTCACTCGGAGATAAGAAAT aaAAGACCTATAGTAACAATAACCGATGGCAAAATAAAGGGCACGGTcgaaaaaatttatgatgGATCTccatattatagttttaaaggGATACCGTACGCCGAAGCTCCTATTGGAAAGAACAGGTTTGAG GCACCACTACCTGTCAAACCATGGGAAGGTATCCGTGATGCCGCAGAACATGGAcctatttgtaaacaaattaattttacaacatCTCAGCCAACTGGAAGCGAACAATGTTTATTGCTGAATGTCTATACTAAATCTCTAGACACACAGTCCAAAATACCGGTAATGGTGTTTATTCATGGAGGTTCTTACGACTCGGGATCGGGCAATTCCGATATGTACTCTCCAGATCTGATCATACAACACGACGTCATATTGGTAACTATCAACTACCGCTTGGAACTTTTAGGTTATATGTCTTTAGACATTCCTGAAGTACCAGGCAATGCAGGAATGAGAGACCAAGTAATGGCCCTTCGCTGggttaaacaaaacattatgaaatttggAGGTGATCCcgataatattactatatttggGGAAAGTTCTGCAGGGACAGCTGTCACATACCTTATACTGTCACCGATGGCTCAGGGGTTGTTCCATAAAGCCATAGCACAGAGTGGAGTCAGTCTGCAAGACTGGGCTCAAGGGAGAAACTTAATACAGAGAGCATTTAGAGCAGGTGCAGTACTTGGAAAAGAGACAAAGGATGTTCGTGAACTATTAGACTTTCTTCGCAGTCTGCCAGCCAGCAATCTCACTAATCTTAATAACAAGACATCCACTCAGGATGAAAGATACAGAGATTTGGCACAAAGATTTGTTCCTGTTGTTGAAAAAAGATTTCCAAATATTGAGCCGTTTATAAGCGAGGATCCTGCGCTAATACTGCTGCACGGTACCACGAGTAAAGTACCACTTATGCTTGGATATAATTCTGGCGAAGGTCTCACAATCGTTTCCAGCGAAATACCAAGACTAGActtacgtaataaaaatgcttCATATCTTGTACCAAGTAACTTAGTTGATAGACTTTCGGAAGAGCAAATAATCGAAGTTGGAGCAAGGATCAAAAGATTCTATGTTGGTAATGGGAATTTCAGCCAAGATCACCCTGAGAGTATACGTGATATGGCCACAGATTTGCATTTCGCATACAATACGCACAGATTTGCTTATCTCTATAGCAGCTTGCAAGTACCagtgtatatgtatagatttaattacGATACTGATTTGAACGTAGCCAAAAAATTTACGCCATACAAAAATCTAGAAGGTGCCAGTCACGCAGATGATCTTTTTTACTTGTTTTACAATACGCTGAATAGAAAGATTTTTGATAGCGATccgaaattaagaaaatatacatatgaaattaCCAAAATGTGGACTGATTTCGCCAAAACGGG GAATCCCACACCAAATGACAGTCTTGGCGTCAAATGGCTGCCTTACACACCATCTGGGAAAGAATATTTCGCgatacaacaaaattataccATGGGATCATATGCTGACCAACATCGCATGGAATTTTGGAATGAAGTTTATAAAGAGGCTGCTCTGCCTTCTATAGGATAA
- the LOC119831151 gene encoding esterase FE4-like: protein MVLSVFKHLPLVRTKLKRFLSTMTSPIVQIKDGQLRGNVQQLFDNSEYYSFKGIPYGQAPVGKLRFKAPLPVQPWQGVYNATEHGSVCPQFDVYTRQLQTGSEDCLFLNVYTKSLNHNANKAVMVFIHGGAYMFGSGDDTLLGPEFLVQHDIVLVTINYRLEVFGFLCLDIPEVPGNAGMKDQVLALQWVKNNIQQFGGDANNITIFGESAGAASVTYHLISPLSKGLFNKAIAQSGTCTVDWAQTINAQDRAFRLCKVLGKDTRDPKEALDFLQSVPMKDLIRKTFKTMTKEEEHRGLPMHFVPVVEKFDNNAFLSEKPQDLLIAGKSLNIPLMIGYNNKEGMISVPMEVAKLEYRNKIPSSYIPRSICNNITADKLNEFGKRIKEFYCNGKDFNAEDVDRVCSLLSDLYFVSAIHIFTYNYAKNAESVYMYRFNFDTELNLLKSIMGFNMKGASHADELFYLFSSSFNRDTYRDNPRLKEIVDQVTMLWTDFAKNGNPTLNSPGIKWNPYTIDGKEYLNIDEYYSSGKYADRENVEFWNKLYKEAGLMHISKSKL, encoded by the exons ATGGTTTTAAgtgtatttaaacatttaccaCTAGTTAGAACTAAACTTAAGAGATTTTTATCAACCATG ACAAGTCCTATAGTACAAATAAAGGATGGCCAATTGAGAGGAAATGTACaacaattatttgataattctGAATACTATAGCTTTAAAGGTATTCCATATGGACAAGCACCTGTGGGAAAACTCAGGTTTAAG GCACCACTACCTGTACAACCTTGGCAAGGTGTTTACAATGCAACAGAGCATGGTTCTGTGTGTCCACAATTTGATGTTTACACCCGACAATTACAAACAGGGAGCGAGGACTGTTTGTTCCTCAATGTTTACACAAAATCACTGAACCACAACGCAAACAAAGCAGTAATGGTATTTATACATGGTGGTGCTTATATGTTTGGATCTGGTGATGATACTCTACTTGGTCCTGAATTTTTAGTACAACATGACATTGTATTAGTTACAATTAACTATAGACTAGAGGTGTTTGGATTCCTCTGTTTGGACATCCCTGAAGTACCAGGGAATGCTGGAATGAAAGACCAAGTACTGGCCTTACAATGGgtcaaaaacaatatacaacAATTTGGAGGTGATGctaataacataacaatatttggAGAGAGTGCAGGCGCTGCTTCTGTCACATACCATCTAATATCACCTTTGTCAAAaggattatttaataaagctaTTGCACAAAGTGGAACTTGCACTGTAGACTGGGCGCAAACAATAAACGCACAAGATCGGGCTTTTAGACTATGCAAAGTTCTTGGTAAAGATACTAGAGACCCTAAGGAGGCTTTGGACTTCTTACAAAGTGTACCCATGAAGGATTTAATCcggaaaacatttaaaacaatgacCAAAGAAGAGGAACATAGAGGATTACCAATGCATTTTGTGCCAGTTGTAGAAAAGTTCGATAATAATGCCTTCCTTTCTGAAAAGCCTCAGGACTTATTAATTGCTGGTAAAAGTCTTAACATACCTCTCATGATAGGATACAATAATAAGGAAGGCATGATATCGGTGCCCATGGAAGTCGCAAAGTTAGAATATAGGAATAAAATCCCATCGTCATATATACCAAGAAGCATTTGTAACAACATAACAGCTGATAAACTCAATGAATTTGGAAAAAGAATCAAAGAGTTTTATTGCAACGGTAAAGATTTTAATGCTGAAGATGTTGACAGAGTATGTTCCTTACTGTCAGATTTATATTTCGTCAGCGCAATACACATTTTTACGTATAATTATGCGAAAAATGCGGAGTCTGTGTATATGTatcgatttaattttgatacagAGTTGAATTTACTTAAATCTATAATGGGCTTTAATATGAAAGGAGCATCGCATGCTgatgaattgttttatttattctcaaGTAGTTTTAATAGAGATACATATCGCGATAATCCAAGATTAAAAGAAATTGTTGATCAAGTTACAATGTTATGGACAGATTTTGCCAAAAACGG gaatCCAACATTGAACAGTCCTGGAATTAAATGGAATCCATACACAATAGATGGGAAggaatacttaaatattgacGAGTATTATTCTTCTGGAAAATATGCGGATAGAGAAAATGTGGAATTTTggaataaattgtacaaagaAGCTGGGTTGATGCATATAAgcaaaagtaaattatag